The Streptomyces collinus DNA segment GCCCCTCATGCAGAGGGGGGCTACCGCTCAGAGGGCGGCTGCGACTCATGAGAGGGCTGCTGCGGCTCAGGGGATGACTGCCCCTCAGAGGATGGCTGCCGGCTCACAGAGCGGCTGCGCTCACAGCGCGGCCTCGCCGCACTCCCCCGTGAGGCCGTACCGGTCGTCGAGCCGGGCGAACACCTCGCGCGGGTCGATGCCGGCCCGTTCGAGCACCTCGACCGCGCGGGCCTGCGGGTCGGCGACGATCGCCGCGAGCAGATCGGTGCCACGGGCCGGTCCGCCGCGCCCGGCGGCGCGTTCGCGGGCGTACTCCATGCACCCGGCGGCGAGCGGGGAGTAGCCCGCCGTCTCCGTCACCACGGGGACGGCGCCGGAGTCCTCGACGCCGCTCTGCCAGCGCAGGCCGTAGCCGATGCTGCGCTGGACGAGGTAGCCGAGCAGCCGCGCGATCTGCGGCCCCTCGCCGAAGACGGAGCGCGCCTCGGGGTCGGACTCCAGCAGCGAGTGGAGCAGATGGGCGGTGTCGATCTGCCGGTCCCCGTCCCGGACGGCCCGGCGCCGGGCGCCGCCGACCACCGAAGCCAGCTCGTCACTGAGCCTGGCATCGTTGTCCACGCGCTGAATGCCGTGCTCATGGGCCGACTGCCGGGAGATGAGGGGTTGCACATCCTCTACCCCATCAGCCCCGCGGCCCCGGGTCATCCCCGGCGGGAAGCATCTTGGCGTCCCACGGGAAGTGGACCTCAGCGAGCGGAATCTCCTCCTTACGGAGGAGATCAGGCGGATTCAGGTGGAGGCCCGCGCAGGGCTGACAGTTCGTCAGTATTGAACATTGCGCCCGCCGCGGCTACGTTCCGCGACACCCAGCCCCGACACGAAGAGGTGGTCGCATGGCCGAAGTCAGCGCGGAGGCACGCATCGGGGCACCGGCCGAGAAGGTGTGGTCCAGGCTCACGGACTGGTCCGCGTGGGGCGAGTGGAACGCCACCCACACGAGCTTCCCTGCGGGCGGCCCGGAGCCCCTGGAGGTGGGTGCGACGTTCCAGGAGAACATGCGGCTCATGAACTTCCCGGCCGAGGTGGCATGGACCGTCGAGGCGCTGGAACCGGCACGTGTGCTCGCGATCCGCGGCAAGGGCCCGATGGCCGTGACCGTGGCGACGCGCTACACCCTCACGCCCGAGGGCGACGCCACGAGGGTCCGCATCGACGGCGAGTTCACGGGCGCGACGGTGTCCCTGATGGCGGGCAAGCTGAAGGACTCGGCCACGGCGGCCCTGCACGAGTCGCTGCGCAAGCTGGACGGCCTGGTGACCTGACCCCGGCTCCGGCACACGGAAGCGCCCCCGGAGCGGACCGGGGGCGCTTGTCCCGCGACGGGGTTCAGTCCTCGTCGGCGAGGATGAGATACAGCTTCTTGCGGGCTTCGTTGATGACGCCCAGCGCCTTCTCCCGCTGCTCCTTGCTGCCCGTCTTCCAGACCTGACCGAAGGCCTCCATCAGACCGAAGCCGGCCTGACGGATCTCACCCAGAGCCTCCCAGTCGACCCCCCGTGAGGCCTCCTCCCAGGGCGCCTCGGGCCCCTCCTCGGCGGCCGCGCGGCCCGCCTCGGTGAGCGAGAACAGCTTCTTGCCGCCCTCGGACGCGCTGGCGATCAGCCCCTCGTCCTCCAGCAGCTGAAGGGTCGGGTACACCGAGCCGGGGCTGGGCTTCCACGCCCCGCCGCTGCGCTCGGCGATCTCCTGGATCATCTCGTAGCCGTGCATCGGCCGGTCCTTCAGCAGGGCCAGGATCGAGGCGCGCACGTCACCGCGCCGCGCCCTTCCCCTCGGCCCCCCGCGCCCTCGCCCGCCCCAGGGGCCGGGACCGAAGCCCGGCCCACCGGGCCCGCCCCAGCCGGGACCACCCGGCCCGAACGGACCGAAGGCCGCACGCAGCCCTTCGAAGCCGCCCCGGCCGTGATGCGGGCCGCCGTGTCCATGTCCACGCTCGAATCCATGGGTACGCATCGCAACCACTCTCCATTCCATCGTTGATCTGTCGCGATGTCTCAACGATATATCGGTAATGCTCGGTTCGACAAGGCTCCTCACCGCCCGGCCGACCGGCAGAACCGGTCCAGTGCTCGCGTATTGGCCTTGGCCTCCGGGTTCGTGGGAGCCCTAGCGTCCGGGCATGCGGATACGAATCGTCGACGCCTTCACCGATCGCCCCTTCTCCGGCAAC contains these protein-coding regions:
- a CDS encoding type II toxin-antitoxin system Rv0910 family toxin — encoded protein: MAEVSAEARIGAPAEKVWSRLTDWSAWGEWNATHTSFPAGGPEPLEVGATFQENMRLMNFPAEVAWTVEALEPARVLAIRGKGPMAVTVATRYTLTPEGDATRVRIDGEFTGATVSLMAGKLKDSATAALHESLRKLDGLVT
- a CDS encoding PadR family transcriptional regulator, producing the protein MRTHGFERGHGHGGPHHGRGGFEGLRAAFGPFGPGGPGWGGPGGPGFGPGPWGGRGRGGPRGRARRGDVRASILALLKDRPMHGYEMIQEIAERSGGAWKPSPGSVYPTLQLLEDEGLIASASEGGKKLFSLTEAGRAAAEEGPEAPWEEASRGVDWEALGEIRQAGFGLMEAFGQVWKTGSKEQREKALGVINEARKKLYLILADED
- a CDS encoding Clp protease N-terminal domain-containing protein — its product is MTRGRGADGVEDVQPLISRQSAHEHGIQRVDNDARLSDELASVVGGARRRAVRDGDRQIDTAHLLHSLLESDPEARSVFGEGPQIARLLGYLVQRSIGYGLRWQSGVEDSGAVPVVTETAGYSPLAAGCMEYARERAAGRGGPARGTDLLAAIVADPQARAVEVLERAGIDPREVFARLDDRYGLTGECGEAAL